From Pseudodesulfovibrio nedwellii:
TCGAAAAGTGACCATTGGTCACTTTTCGTGAAAAACAGCTAGCATGCGTGTTTTTAAGTGTCAAGACGGGAGTGGCGTTTGGTCAGGAAATTACGAACAAGTTGGGGTAATTTTTACGTAGGCCATCAACACTCGTGCGCTTCCTTGTTCAGAAAGTCGAAGCTTTGGTCGTGATCGACAAGATAGGTGTCAAGCGCGGGTTGGCCGATGAGTTGCGTCGGTGAAAGCGGAATCGGACAGACATCGTGTCGCTTCATGAGTGGTGATGAGGTGTCCCATTCACTGTTTTCAACAACTTTGTTCATGATGATGTGGGACAGGCCCATGCCCATTTCCTCAAGGGTGGTGTCAATGCGTTCGGCCTCGGCAAAGGAAAGACGGTCCGGATTGACCACGAGATTAATCGAGCAACGCGACGAGTCTTGAAAGACATTACGTAATTCAGTGAAGTGTTTTTGTTGTTGGTCGAGTTTGGTTGTGATTTTGTCACACTCGATTTCCTTAGTGCCGAGTTGGATTTTGGTGATGATTTTTTTCTTTTCCAGGATCTCGCATCGCAGGGCCAGAAGTTGTTCCAGCCAGACCAGCGACAGGGATGGCAGATTGAAAAATTTGGTGGTCAAAGCAGTTGGAGGCATGTCGAATACAATGACATCCGTGTCCGTGAATGTCTTGCGATAATGCTGGAAGGCGAGCAGAAGCGCGTATTCTTCAATGCCGGGGGAATGTTTAACCACATTGAGGTGCTTTTCGAGATTAAAGGCCGTCTGGTACGCGTAATTGGCCCGAATTTGGTCTTCTATACCTTTGAGATATTGTTTGATCCATTTGTCGATGTCGGCCTGTGCAACACGCAGGTTTGGTGCGATTTTTATTGGTTTGCCTGTAAATTTGGTGTCGAAGATGTCAGCCTGATTATGGGCGGGATCAAGTGAAACCAGCAGGACTTTCTTACCGGTGCGGGCCAGATGCAGGGCGGACAGGGAAGAGGTGGTGGATTTGCCTACGCCGCCCTTGCCTGCGTGGAAATAATAATGCTGATTCGACATTGGTGGCTCCGGCTAAAAGGCGTCAAACATGGAAAAGAGATCGGCCAGCGGGTCGTTGGCCGTGCATACGCGATTGGTCATGATGGTTAGTTCCTGTTCCATTTCCGGCAGGAGTTCCAGTGAGATATGCATGGGTGGTGCCTGCATGCCCACAAATGCGCCAAGGGTGAGCAAACTGAAAATATTTTCCAGTTCACGTGTTTCCCATTCAAGCCGTTCCGTGGCCTTGCAGCGGTGTACTTCATCCGCGAAGCGGTAGGCCTTTTTTATGGCCTCAATGGCTTTTTTGCAGTGGCTCTTCATGTTTTTTTTATGCGTCACTGGTTACACGGAACAGACGCATTTCCTGCGTAATTCGTTTTTCTGACGGGAAATAATAATATACGGCGTACAATGAAGCCAGAAATGCTCCAGCGAAATGGAAGATGGTGACTCCTGTTATATAGCCGATGGCTGCGGCAAAGGGTGCTGCCAGCGCAATGGTCATGAGGTTCAACTGAAAAGTGCGGAAGCACGCAGCCTCGACGTTTTTTTGTCCTTCGACCGAGCGGACGAAACGGACTCTGTAGAGCAGGGGAAGTGCTACGGCCAGAATGATTGCCGCGATGAAGATGATGGGACCGATGATCGCCGCTGTACCGTTAGGCATTTGTGGGGTCAGTCCGACCTGTCGGCAGACAGCCCAAATACCGAAGATGATGAGTGCAGGAACAAGCATCGTCAGGTAACGGCGAAAAAGTGTTTTTCGCAGGGGAGTGAAATCCGGTGCGTAAGCCATTGTAAATCCTCATGAACCCTGGCCGAACGTGTGTCCGGCCAGGGAGGTTTGTTTTTTTACGGCGTGTCAGTAGTCGGGGTGGAAGCGTCGGTCTTGAAGAACTTGATCAGTCCTTCGCCAACGACCCAGATGGAGACTACCAGCACGAGCAGGTTCAGGGACTGCAACAGAATGCTGCCTTTGTCCATGTACATGCCCTGGTTGATGAGGATAGCCCATACGGTCATTACGCCGAGGAATACGGCGGGAATACCGGAGATGAGCCAGCTCAGGCCTCCACGACCCTTGAGGTACACAGTGACCGTAGTCAGTACGAGTGCGGCCAGAATCTGGTTGATGCAACCGAACAGGGGCCACAGAGCCAGAGCGCCCTTGCCGTTACCACCGGACGAGAATGCCAGACAACCGGCCAGGAATACGGCCACGGCGGTGGCCACGTACTTGTTGTTGAAGATCTTGATGGGCGTGCCGCTGAACAGTTCCGTCAGAGCATAGCGCTCGATACGGGTGGCGGTGTCCATGGTGGTACCCGCAAAAGAGGCCACGAATACACCCATGACGGCCAGGGCGACGCTGTGGGGAATGCCGGCTGCTTCGATCATGTTGGCTGCGCCGTAAACAAAGGCTGCAACCTTGGAACCCAATCCCTTGGCTGCTGCCCAGGAGGAGTAATGGGATGACCATGCGTCGATGCCTGTCAGAGTCGCACCATCGGCGGTGTTGTAACCGAGACCGATGCCTGCTGCCACGGCCACGATGACCAGTGTGGACAAAGTGGCTTCTGTCAGCATGGAACCATAGCCGACGAACAGGGCGTCTTCTTCATTGGAGACCTGTTTAGCTGTGGTGCCTGATGAAACCAGAGAATGGAAACCGGAGATGGCACCGCAGGCAATGGTGATGAACAGGAAGGGCAGCATGGGCGGAGCACCTTCAGGGGAGGCTTGGATAGCTGGGGCAATGATGTGAAGCTGGGAACCTGAGAAGGTCGCGGCAAATACGCCGACAACCATCAGGGCCAGAGCCACGATGAGCTGGTGAGAGTTGATGAAGTCACGCGGCTGCAGCAGCGTGGTTACAGGCAGCGTGGATGCGATGAAGGCATAGATGAGCAGCAGGATGGTCCATGTGCCGGTAGGCGGCATGCTGCCGATCATTGGCATTTTTATTGGAGCGTACACGCCAATGACAACAGTGATATACATGGCAATCAAAGCGATGATTGACCAAGTCATGGCGTTGCCGCCGCGTT
This genomic window contains:
- a CDS encoding ArsA family ATPase, which gives rise to MSNQHYYFHAGKGGVGKSTTSSLSALHLARTGKKVLLVSLDPAHNQADIFDTKFTGKPIKIAPNLRVAQADIDKWIKQYLKGIEDQIRANYAYQTAFNLEKHLNVVKHSPGIEEYALLLAFQHYRKTFTDTDVIVFDMPPTALTTKFFNLPSLSLVWLEQLLALRCEILEKKKIITKIQLGTKEIECDKITTKLDQQQKHFTELRNVFQDSSRCSINLVVNPDRLSFAEAERIDTTLEEMGMGLSHIIMNKVVENSEWDTSSPLMKRHDVCPIPLSPTQLIGQPALDTYLVDHDQSFDFLNKEAHEC
- a CDS encoding carbon starvation CstA family protein gives rise to the protein MDAMLMMLVAFGGYIIMYRLYGRYIGKKIFALSGANPVPSVEMEDGVDYVPTKKEIIFGHHFTSIAGTGPIVGPAIAVIWGWVPAMIWIFVGSIMMGAVHDFGALILSMRNQGKSVSEITAKYINPRTKLFFFIVVFLDLLIITAIFGLVIAVIFNMFPASVLPVWLEVPIAMVLGYIIYKRGGNAMTWSIIALIAMYITVVIGVYAPIKMPMIGSMPPTGTWTILLLIYAFIASTLPVTTLLQPRDFINSHQLIVALALMVVGVFAATFSGSQLHIIAPAIQASPEGAPPMLPFLFITIACGAISGFHSLVSSGTTAKQVSNEEDALFVGYGSMLTEATLSTLVIVAVAAGIGLGYNTADGATLTGIDAWSSHYSSWAAAKGLGSKVAAFVYGAANMIEAAGIPHSVALAVMGVFVASFAGTTMDTATRIERYALTELFSGTPIKIFNNKYVATAVAVFLAGCLAFSSGGNGKGALALWPLFGCINQILAALVLTTVTVYLKGRGGLSWLISGIPAVFLGVMTVWAILINQGMYMDKGSILLQSLNLLVLVVSIWVVGEGLIKFFKTDASTPTTDTP